CGTTACTGCTCTGTACATCGCCCCGGAGTCTATGTAAGAGTATCCCAGTGCTTTTGCAAGGCCTTTGGCTAAAGTACTTTTTCCACAGGATGAATAGCCATCTATGGCTATGTTGATCTTTCTATCCACGGCTGGCGAAGATAGGAATACCGGCTTGGAATGCAGTTATGACTTTTTGAAATCGTCGAATTTGAATCCGAGGGTAAAATGATTACTTACCCCGGCTACACTATAAGCAGCGCGTGCGTAGCTGATGTGGATTTTTGCAACTCGAAGACCGAGTCCATAGGTGATTCCCGCTCCGCCCGGATTGTCATCAATTTTCAATTGTTGACGACGATTGTAGTTATAGCCAAGTCTTAAATTGAAGTTCTCCGTGAGTAGAATTTCAGCATTGAAGACCAAGTGTCTCATCAGGTTTACACCAAAACCTCCCGGGTTTGTCACCACTTCTTCTCCTGTGATTGGATCAATTTCAGTGATGGTCTGTTCCGGTGTTAAATCCCAGCGTTGAAGGTTTTCTCCAACAATAGAAAATCGAATGGGTGCTTTGGCAAGCCTTTTTGAGAAGGCTGCCTGAATCTCAAAAGGCAACCTTTCATTCACACCACTGCGATAGCTGCTTAGGGAGGTGCCCAGATTCTTGATTAATACGGTAGCGGTAAAGAGTTTCTCAGTATTGTAGTATGTGCCACTGAAGTCGGCAGCCAAAGCAGTGGCTTTGTATTCGGCCAATTCGCTGAGGATAAATTTCAAATTTCCACCCACCGAAAATCGATCGTTGATTTGCCGTCCATAACCTCCTTGGAACAGGTATTCGCCTGCATTGAAAGAGCCGATTACTTCTCCTGTTTCTGAGGTCATGGAAAAGTCACCGTAGCCTAAACTCGTTATCGCCGCGGAAAATGTTCCTACACTATCAATGTGCTTCGCGTAGCCCGCATGAATGATATTGGCTTCGCCGAAAAAAGGAGTGTATCCGAAAACGATTTGATCAGAAGTCGAGGAGTCGAGTAAAGATGGAGCGAACAGTCCAAGGTTGAGGTCGCCATCCTTAACGGCAATTGCATTTCCACCCAAGGCCGCTATTCTGGCAGGTGAAATGGTTTGTAGAATTTGAAAATTGGCTTGACCATTATCTTGGGCAAAGACTTGGACAAAACCAGATAGCACAAAGGCTATCGATAGTAACCGCTTTAACATCTCGATGCAAAAAACGCAAAAAAACTCGGTCTATTGCCGAATGGGAAAAAACTTGTAGGGCCCTAAGCCACCTTAAGTGGTTCCGATACTTTTTGAGTCAATAAAGCTTTCTCAACCACGTCCATCATATCGTCTACAAAATGGAAAGTCAAACCGTTGAGATACTTTGGGTTGATCTCTTTCAGGTCTTTCTTATTTTTTGTGGACATAATGATTTCCTTGATATTTGCTCGCTTGGCGGCAAGGATTTTTTCTTTCACTCCACCCACGGGAAGGACTTTTCCGCGTAAGGTGATTTCTCCGGTCATTGCTAAATACTTCTTCACTTTTCGCTGAGTGAAGATTGATGCCAATGCTGTAAGTATGGTGATTCCCGCTGATGGGCCGTCTTTCGGAGTGGCTCCTGCCGGCACATGAATGTGCACATTCCAATTATCGAAAACCTCTTGATCCAATCCAAGAACATCGCTGTGTGACTTCAAGTATTCCAAAGCAATCATGGCAGACTCTTTCATCACATCACCTAAGTTCCCTGTCAGGGTAAGCTTACCTTTTCCTTTGGTAAGTGAGCTCTCGATAAAAAGAATGTCACCCCCCGTTGGAGTCCACGCCAAACCGGTAACCACTCCGGCTACGTCGTTGTCTTGGTATTTGTCTTTGGCATGAGCAGGACCTAGAATGTCTTCCAACTGTTCCAAAGAAACGGTAGCAGTGAACTCTTCTTCCATGGCAATCTCTTTGGCTCTGTTTCGAACCAATTTGGAAATTTTCTTTTCCAAGCTTCGAACTCCTGATTCATTCGTGTACTCTTCAACGATTTTTTCCAAAACGGGCTTCCCTACCTTGATCATATTCGAGTCGAGTCCGTTTTCTTTGATCTGCTTTGGCAAAAGGTGTCTTTTGGCGATCTCCACTTTCTCCTCCACAGTGTAGCCATTCACCTCAATGATTTCCATTCTGTCGCGCAAGGCGGGGTGAATGGTGTTCAGACTATTGGCAGTGGCTATAAACATAACCTTCGAAAGGTCGTAGTCGAGCTCAATATAATTGTCGTAGAAGGTTGAGTTTTGCTCAGGATCGAGCACTTCCAGCATAGCAGATGAGGGATCACCGTGTGAATCTCTTCCTAGCTTGTCCATCTCGTCCAAGATGAAAACAGGATTGGAAGTACCTGCCTTCTTGAGGTTTTGAATAATTCTTCCCGGCAATGCACCGATGTACGTTTTTCTATGTCCGCGGATCTCAGCTTCGTCGCGCAGACCTCCCAATGACATACGCGCATATTTTCTTCCAAGTGCTTCTGCAACTGATTTTCCCAAACTCGTTTTACCCACACCCGGAGGTCCGTAAAGGCAAAGGATCGGCGATTTCATGTCGCCTTTTAGCTTGAGTACAGCCAAGTGCTCGATGATTCTTTCTTTCACCTTCTCCAATCCGTAATGGTCGCGGTCTAGTATTCGCTGTGCTCTCTTGAGATCAAATTTATCTTTAGAATATTCTTTCCAAGGAAGATCTAAAAGAGTCTCGAGGTAATTCAATTGCACCGAGTAGTCTGCCCCCTGTGGGTTCATTCTTTTCAAGCGATCCAGCTCTTTGTGAAAGGCTTTCGCTGTTTTCTCATTCCACTTCTTTTTGGCAGCCCGCTTGGTCATCTCCGCAATAAGCTCTTCCTGCGGATTTCCACCCAATTCTTCTTGAATGGTCTTCATCTGCTGGTGGAGTAAGTATTCTCGCTGCTGCTGATCAATGTCAACTTTCACTTTCGACTGGATGTCATTTTTCAGCTCGAGCATTTGCAGCTCTTTGCTGAGGTATTCCAGTACCAATTCAGCTCGCTTGCGCAAATCGGCGATTTCCAAAAGTCTCTGCTTGTCCTTTACTTCGGCGTTCATATTGCTCGAAATAAAGTTGACCAAGAAACTGTGGCTTTCGATGTTCTTAATAGCAAACTGTGCCTCCGAAGGAATATTTGGCGAAAGCTTGATGATGTGGAGAGCCAAGTCCTTGAGTGAATCAACCAACGCTTGGAATTTTTTCTTTCCTGTCTCCGGTTTGATCTCTGGAAACTCTGTCACTCTGGCCTTGAGGTAGGGCTCTTCCGTAACGGGTTCAATCAGCTCAAAGCGCTTCTTACCTTGAATGATAACGGTAGTGCTTCCATCGGGCATTTTTAGGAGTCGCATGATCTTTGCAATCGTACCGATTTTGTTCAAATCCTCAAATTGCGGGTCTTCAATGGATTGCTCCTTTTGACTCACTACACCGACCATTCGCTTGCCTTTGTAGGCTTCCTGAATCAGTTTAATGCTTTTATCTCTTCCTACAGTGATCGGGATAACCACGCCTGGAAAAAGTACAGTATTTCGAATCGGAAGTATTGGCAGTTCAACAGGAGTCTCCTCGCTGTTCATCTCCTCTTCGTCTTCGTTTGTTATTAATGGGATGAACTCCGTCTCGTTGTCCACTATGTCCTGTAATTCGCGAGGATCCCAAAGTTTATTTTCGATCATATTCTTCTAGTCCAAAGTGCGCCAATCTGTCAGAAAGGGCACTCGATTTATAACAATTGAACAAAAGTCAAGCGTCGTGCCAAAGTCGATGGGAGTCTATTTTCGGTACTTTCTGTCGTGTTCTGCCACGTGATGAAAGACATCTTTGTCACGTTTTGAAAGTTTTAGTCCTCTGCGAGACATCATGGCACCTGCTGCTTCTTCAGCCTTGTCCATTCTGAATTCTGAAAATCCCTTCTCGGGAGAACCCCAAGAGAAAGAAGGAATGAATTTTTCGGGGAATCCTCCTCCAAAAATGTTCGCACACATGCCCACTACCGTTCCCGTGTTGAACATGGTGTTGATCCCCGCTTTTGAGTGGTCGCCCATGATCAAGCCGTGGAATTGACGTCCCGTAGGTACAATTGCCTCGCGAGAGTAATCCCAGACTTTTATCTCACCGTATGTATTCATCAAGTTTGAGGTATTGGTGTCTGCGCCGAGGTTGCACCAAGATCCGATAACGGAATTCCCGAGATAGCCATCGTGGCCTTTGTTGGAGTAGTCGTTCACAACCGAATTCCCTACTTCTCCTCCCACTTTACAGTGTCTTCCAATAGACGTATCACCATAGATTTTGGCTCCCATTTTAAGCGTGGAGTTTGCGCCAAGCGAAAATGGCCCGCGAATCAAACTGCCTTCCATTACCTCAGCATCTCGGCCAATGTAGATAGGCCCTTCGGAGGCGTTGAGAACGCAGTGACTTAATTTGGCTCCTTCTTCCACAAATATTTCATCTCCTTTGGTAGAGACGTCATTGTCGAAACTCATGCTGTGGTAGTTTTTTGAAAGTCGCTTGAAATCTGCTCGCAGAATCTCTCCGTTGTGAACAAAAATATCAGATGGTTTTTCGATTACGGTCAGGTCATAATTGAAGTGAACTTCTTCTCGCTCAAAGTGGGTAAAGGAGATAGCTACTCCACTATCGATTCTGGCTTGTACTTCTTCTATCTCCGTTTTACTAGCCTTTACGGCGATAAATCTTCCTCGATGAGTTAATATCTGATCTTGATTGAGATCTGCTATGGCCTCAAGCAGTTCTCCATTGGGAATAGCTGAACCATGAATGAGAAGGTTGAGTTCCTCTGCATTTTCTCTTTGGCCCAAGTAGGAAGCTGTTAAGACAGACAACCCCGTTTGCAGTTTATTTTCCCATTTATCTCTTATGGAATCGATACCCACCAGTAAATCGCAAGCAGGCCTTGAGAAAGTAAGAGGCAATAGTCGTCTTCGGTCTACATCTATGAGAAATGTCTTCATGGAACCAAAAGAAAACAAAAAAGCCTTCCCGATGAAGAGAAGGCTTCCAAAAAAACGATTATGTCGAAATTATTTCTTTTCGAATTTTGCGTAACGCTTGCGGAATTTATCAACCCGACCCGCGGTATCAACAAGTTGCATTTTACCGGTGAAGTATGGGTGAGATTCACTTGAAATCTCCAACTTCACTAGTGGATACTCGTTTCCGTCTTCCCATTTAATGGTTTCTTTAGACTCAACGGTTGAACGTGACAAAAAGGCAAAATCGGCTGCGATGTCCTTAAATACCACTAATCTATAATCTTCAGGATGAATTCCTTTTCTCATGACACTATTATTATTCGGGCTGCAAATGTACGCAAACCTTTTAATTCTAAAAATACTCTGAGCAAAATTGTAATATTGTCGGCAGAAAAGGAGTTATAGCCTAGTGGAAATTCGATTAAAGCGGTTTTATTACCCAACTATTTTAGCCATTCTTCTGGTTTCGTTCCTTGTCACCGGTTGCGACAAAGAAGAATTCAACACATCTCCTGATTTCAGGTTAGCATTTTCTACCGATACGGTAAGTTTTGATACCATATTTCAAAGCGTTGGCTCTGCCACTCAACTTTTGAAGGTTTACAATCGTTCCGATGAATTCGTGACGATTGACCGAATCTCGGTAATTGACTCTTGCGATAATTACGATCCCTTTCGGCTTAATGCCGACGGTATTTCGGGTTCGACCGTCAGAAATATC
This genomic window from Cryomorphaceae bacterium 1068 contains:
- the porQ gene encoding type IX secretion system protein PorQ, with the protein product MLKRLLSIAFVLSGFVQVFAQDNGQANFQILQTISPARIAALGGNAIAVKDGDLNLGLFAPSLLDSSTSDQIVFGYTPFFGEANIIHAGYAKHIDSVGTFSAAITSLGYGDFSMTSETGEVIGSFNAGEYLFQGGYGRQINDRFSVGGNLKFILSELAEYKATALAADFSGTYYNTEKLFTATVLIKNLGTSLSSYRSGVNERLPFEIQAAFSKRLAKAPIRFSIVGENLQRWDLTPEQTITEIDPITGEEVVTNPGGFGVNLMRHLVFNAEILLTENFNLRLGYNYNRRQQLKIDDNPGGAGITYGLGLRVAKIHISYARAAYSVAGVSNHFTLGFKFDDFKKS
- the lon gene encoding endopeptidase La, whose amino-acid sequence is MIENKLWDPRELQDIVDNETEFIPLITNEDEEEMNSEETPVELPILPIRNTVLFPGVVIPITVGRDKSIKLIQEAYKGKRMVGVVSQKEQSIEDPQFEDLNKIGTIAKIMRLLKMPDGSTTVIIQGKKRFELIEPVTEEPYLKARVTEFPEIKPETGKKKFQALVDSLKDLALHIIKLSPNIPSEAQFAIKNIESHSFLVNFISSNMNAEVKDKQRLLEIADLRKRAELVLEYLSKELQMLELKNDIQSKVKVDIDQQQREYLLHQQMKTIQEELGGNPQEELIAEMTKRAAKKKWNEKTAKAFHKELDRLKRMNPQGADYSVQLNYLETLLDLPWKEYSKDKFDLKRAQRILDRDHYGLEKVKERIIEHLAVLKLKGDMKSPILCLYGPPGVGKTSLGKSVAEALGRKYARMSLGGLRDEAEIRGHRKTYIGALPGRIIQNLKKAGTSNPVFILDEMDKLGRDSHGDPSSAMLEVLDPEQNSTFYDNYIELDYDLSKVMFIATANSLNTIHPALRDRMEIIEVNGYTVEEKVEIAKRHLLPKQIKENGLDSNMIKVGKPVLEKIVEEYTNESGVRSLEKKISKLVRNRAKEIAMEEEFTATVSLEQLEDILGPAHAKDKYQDNDVAGVVTGLAWTPTGGDILFIESSLTKGKGKLTLTGNLGDVMKESAMIALEYLKSHSDVLGLDQEVFDNWNVHIHVPAGATPKDGPSAGITILTALASIFTQRKVKKYLAMTGEITLRGKVLPVGGVKEKILAAKRANIKEIIMSTKNKKDLKEINPKYLNGLTFHFVDDMMDVVEKALLTQKVSEPLKVA
- a CDS encoding putative sugar nucleotidyl transferase, producing MKTFLIDVDRRRLLPLTFSRPACDLLVGIDSIRDKWENKLQTGLSVLTASYLGQRENAEELNLLIHGSAIPNGELLEAIADLNQDQILTHRGRFIAVKASKTEIEEVQARIDSGVAISFTHFEREEVHFNYDLTVIEKPSDIFVHNGEILRADFKRLSKNYHSMSFDNDVSTKGDEIFVEEGAKLSHCVLNASEGPIYIGRDAEVMEGSLIRGPFSLGANSTLKMGAKIYGDTSIGRHCKVGGEVGNSVVNDYSNKGHDGYLGNSVIGSWCNLGADTNTSNLMNTYGEIKVWDYSREAIVPTGRQFHGLIMGDHSKAGINTMFNTGTVVGMCANIFGGGFPEKFIPSFSWGSPEKGFSEFRMDKAEEAAGAMMSRRGLKLSKRDKDVFHHVAEHDRKYRK
- a CDS encoding type B 50S ribosomal protein L31 — protein: MRKGIHPEDYRLVVFKDIAADFAFLSRSTVESKETIKWEDGNEYPLVKLEISSESHPYFTGKMQLVDTAGRVDKFRKRYAKFEKK